Below is a window of Cydia amplana chromosome 3, ilCydAmpl1.1, whole genome shotgun sequence DNA.
aaaataaaattatgccgTTTTTCATGGTTTCCCtgttgttttaattaaacataACATTTTGAACAAAGCACAgctcagtcatcaaaattattaACTAAAACTATTTCCATAGAAAAAACTTGATGTATATGTAGGCTGAGTCTTAGTAGGGGTTGCCATTGCGATAAGAAAACCAGGAATTACTTTGACAAATTAATCGATTTTATTGATCACTTTCACTTACACTTAATTTCATTTCACAAAACACAAACAAGCTAAGTACAAGTGCGTCGGGCCGAAGCCACCGCCATACTGACCCTTTTTTACCTGCGTACCAAATTTTATAACCTTGTGCAAACAAGTCTACTGGAGGGTAGTGGGGATGACGCGATGGAGGCGCAGGTGGTGCAGGTGGCGTGATGTTCGACCCGGCGCACCTGTTTACAAAGGTACGCTGGCGTTGCGCCGTCACGGCCATGCTGACAGGCGTACGTCTTCGTACGTTCACCTTTACTCATCTGGGAAAGAATAACTTAAGTTAACGTTCGCCCATCCTGACACAGTAACTTTATtaatatgtgttttttttttatttatgtaataacgATCGATCTAAGAAGACTTTCACGCAGAGATATGTAACTGGTCCAGCCTTCTCGGCCCTCCAGTGCAAGCCTGGCCCAGTCGACTGACTCTTCAGGGTTGCTACCACTGGTCCGATCAACATTGATCCTGCAGCATCCCTTCAGTTTGTTCAAACTGGCCCGGAATTTGCTAGCCCGGACTAAGTTAGCCCCTTTAGCTAATGTATATTAGGGTAGTGGGGATGACGCGATGGAGGCGCAGGTGGTGCAGGTGGCGTGATGTTCGACCCGGCGCACCTGTTTACAAAGGTACGCTGGCGTTGCGCCGTCATATACATGGCAAGGCCGGTGTATGTAGATAGCTTGGCAGCCAAGCTATCTACATACACCGGCAAAAAAAGTTACTATAGTTATAGATCAGACACCGATAAAAACTGCCGACGAAAGTTACACTCGACGAGGCGGACTCCATGAAATTAGAAAATTCATTTTCAAGTTTATGCGATGCTCCCTTAAGCCGTCTCTGTTCGTAGGGACAGCTTACGCTTTCACTCTGCTCGCGAAATTGGAAACTAAATCCGTTTGTCGTAAATTGATTGGTTggttattcaattcaatatttttatttcgaataaaaaaatccatattattgttagtactaaggcttaacaaattatatcgcttataggataaaatattattatgattactTTGTActagatattattatttttgaattccaggctttattttattctagtaGTTGTacgagtttatttttattatactgttttaattttatcagaCTATTTTAATATAAGTTACTTTATATTTCTACAGGTTTTGCCTACAATACAAAACATTTATGTTAAGTAAATATTAACTTTAACTTTTCGTGTATTAGTTAACTGATTTAGCTAAGTCaccgtgtaggtaggtacctatcatgTTGTCTGCACACAATACCACTAATCTAAGTATAACTAGTATTTTCTATACCAGTAGTCCAGCATAAATATCAGTATAAATCATGGTGGTcggtacgtaggtaggtattattcaTTTGGAAACCTTCAGAATATTGTTGTAAATAAACGGACGTAAACGTCATATAAATTACGTAGTTATTGACAAGTTACTAATAATTAAGTCCCATTTACAGAAAACTACGAGAGTTTGTGGATGAAAGTTAAATAAGTTGAATAGAAATATCTATAAACCTAAGTGAAATAAATGtccaaaaataaatatgaataattaCTACGGGACAAATGACGAAGTTATACAGTACAGTAAATGTTCAATAAGGCTATTTaaatattagtatttaaagatgcatttacttaaataagtacatagaaaGGACCTCCAGTAAAATAAGTATACTTAGTAAGTAGTCATATACCATTGTATTACGATCTACTTTCAATACTCTCTAAATTCGCCTTCAGATCGGAGTATATTTACGGAGAGCGTCCCggtaaatgagtacctacaaccCCTCGATTAACTGATTTAATCACGTTTCATTAAGTTAAACCACGACCGGACACTAACAAGCATTATTTATCTTATTAGCGAGATAACCCAATTACAGGGGAATCGGGAGCTAGCCATCAAATTACTGCCACAATGTGTCCTAATTTGGATATCCGTCTCTATTAATAAGCCGCGCAAGTATACTTCCGTCCTGCgagcgcagcatggttccatttttatcgcttgtcactatgcccgtcactttcgcacttacatacttgttagaacgtgacaggcatggtgacaagcgataaaaatgcgacaatGCTACCGCCGCAGGACTCAAATACGATTCGGTGGTTTAGTGATATAGCCGACAGCTCAAAACATAGCCACTATTATTAAGTAAAAGCGTTTGTGAGAAGTTTAGACCGCAAATGTCATGTTTTATTGCTATAAAGTATTTATTAGGATAACATAAAACGGTAAAATACAGTAAATAAAgcataaataaaaattcaataaaaataactaatcatcactacatagtataaaacaaagtcgcttccggctgtctgtctgtccgtaggtatgcttagatctctaaaactacgcaacgatgcggttttttttaaatagatagagtgattcaagaggaaggtttatgtataatttgttaacccgtgcgaagacggggcgggtcgctagttaagactaaactaaaactacctgttatacctattaaatataacttacttacttacttactattaTCACTTGAAGTTTAAAATCATGTCCCAATGTTTGTGATGTTACCAGCTTTCAAAAACAACGCGGAAAAACGCCTCAGTAGGGTTTTGCTGAGATTATCTATCGTTACTTACGTTCTTTTTTGCAGGATATTATTAGTCGAGGGATTTTTACTCATTCACTCGAATAACGCCCCACTTCCACGCATAAGCCCTAATTCCACAGAGAACGCTACAGGATTACGTGCAtcccaatattttatttacggaAAAGATTAGAGAGGTCAGAACtggaaatttatttttcatagtTACCTAATGTAACAACTACCAACATAAGCCCTACGATTTAGCCCTATAACATATCTAACGTAGGTTACAGGGGATGTGCTATTAGGACTTCGACCTTTGTGATATCAAGACATCggaaatttacaattttttttagtataatAGGGAATTCATGTAGTTTTACTTATAAATTACTTTATTGCACTCGCACTAATTACTGATCAATGTATAAACTAGGTACTAGATAAGTCGCGGAAGGAGGAAGATACCCAGACGAAAATGGTGAAATTAAGGGTTTAGGGGATGGGcctaaaaaaatcatttacgattttgtatttaaatacctccaTGTATTTAATAtccatgtattttgtatttaaatacctgagcccgtaccatgagtcactgacagtgtcaaaactgacatttacgctatcgagaacgtaatttactttctatacatctcgtttgcactaatatgcgagtacgagcgagatgcatacgaagtaaattacgttctcggtggcgtttatgtcagtgtcaaactgtacggcgtaaatgtcagttttgacactgtcagtgactcatggtacgggttctcGTGGTAGCCATACTATATGAGCGACACGTATTTATGACAACGTAATCCCGAGATTGCAAGTGTATTGCTGTCAGTCACGCAGGCCTCCCTAATCGAGTTAAAACATATTAGATAGAAGATTTATTCATGACACATATTGGTACCAGTTAATATACTAGTAAATGTTAATATACTAGTAACTAAGATAAAAAATCTGGGAATAGTTAGGTAAGTAGTAATCAGTGGAATCATAAATGTGATGTTTGTAGTTTGTAATATAAGGTTAAAATTGGTGGCGTTTCTTGTTTTTGAGCCACTGGCAAACATCTTGTTTGGCTTTAGAatgtacttattaatttaaCCGTTTGGAAAAAAATCTCATGTACAGAATAAAatgcaaaatttatatttagagTTTTTTTCTGGCATTTGTCGATGCCATACCTTGACACCTGATAATGATAACTACTTAGGATAACAACTATCATTCTTAGAGCATAGCTTAAGACAATACTTAATCTTCTTCTACTAGTTTGCTTAAGGCTTGGCcaaacacagagcgcgacgcagcgccgcgtccgcgccgcgtgatgccgacgcgatgactgttcaaacagagcgcgcgcggaccgcgctctcaacacgccctcatcgcgcgcgcgaacgcggcgcggccgcgcgccaccgctcgctgcctaacgtccgatccgactgatgtgactgatttgacgtcggtaacctgttagcatgtgccgcggtcgcgcggcgcggacgcggcgctgcgtcgcgctctgtgtttgACCAAGCCTTTATTCGACAAGATTTTAACCATTTTCAATTCTGACAGTATGCAAATTGACATCAACCTTTATTGACTACTTATGTATGTTGAAAGCACTATATCGACTTAAGTATTAAGCACGTTTTgtgtttacatttgtttatatattttttaatacaaaatatctATAACCTGTATTTGACTCGattctaggtacctacttattagttCGAGAAGTACTAAGCTCTTAACATAcaaaatcgtattttcacgAGATTTCAATGGTTTCAATaccataataattatatcacCCCTTTAGTTTGAAACAAATTATTTGTTTCAAAAATTGGTGAGGTTATagatattttgtttataaataaaaataatttcagcttatatacgtcccactgctgggcacaggcctcctctcatgcgcgaaagggcttgggctatagtccccacgctaggccaatgcggattggggacttcacatacaactttgaatttattcgcagatgtatgcaggtttcctcacgatgttttccttcaccgaaaagctagtggtaaatatcaaatgatatttcgtatgtaagttccgaaaaactcattggtacgagccaggatttgaacccgcgacctccggatagaaagtcggacgtcatatccactcggccaccaccgcttgcGTGTTTGTTTATATTGACAATTAATATTTACGAGTTGTGAGcatcatacctacttaataaatacctacgttaataaaCCGTCAATAGAAAACTACTTAAATAGTATCTGGTACTAACCTAAAAAGTATATCCACGTGAACACGTGCCGTCTCATGGCTCCATGTCGCGCCGCCAACATCCCCCAACTTTTGCTACTTTATAAACAGATTTGTTATACTccactactttttagggttccgtagccaaatggcaaaaaacggaacccttatagattcgtcttgtctgtctgtctgtccgtctgtctgtccgtccgtatgtcacagccacttttttccgaaactataagaactatactgttgaaacttggtaagtagatgtattctgtgaaccgcattaacattttcacacaaaaatagaaaaaacacaataaattttgggggttccccatacttagaactgaaactaaattttttttttcatcaaacccatacgtgtgggatatctatggataggtcttcaaaaatgatattgaggtttctaatattttttttttctaaactgaatagtttgcgcgagagacacctccaaagtggtaaaatgtgtgtccccccccccctgtaacttctaaaataagagaatgatataactaaaaaaaatatatgatgtacattaccatgcaaacttccaccgaaaattggtttgaacgagatctagtaagtagttttttttaatacgtcataaatcccctaaatacggaacccttcatgggcttccgactcgcacttggccgcttttttattacaGTTCTGTTTCTATCGCAGAACTGTGTAGACAGCGACTCTTTACGGGGTGGTAGGGTAATACCACATTACTTCTGAGCTATGTTTATAAATTGATCATTATGTGAACACGAATTTAGTTTACAGGGTTCCGAAAGAAACAAGGAACCCTCTTTTAGCCACTCTCATCTGTCAGCGGCCTTGTCCATAGACTACTTTTTAGGGCACCTACACCTCTGTAGGTATGCTGTGCATGCTCGCGGGATCGCGGATaatgagtttttgaattttattttattgtgttttattttttattattaaaataaaaaaaaggaatCGCTGAATTCCCTCAAACATAATATTGCTCatttttattagaaataaatttcaaaattttagtttttgtttaaaaaatatgtgtCACCTATGTtggtgattatttttttatcgagcgaaagtcaaaaactcTGGATTCAAATCGCTGAAATACTTCGACAAAGGCAAATATTGCTAATACAATTTTAGGTAACAGTAAGTATTTCATTTCATTGCATTTATTCAGTCACAACTTACATTGTGATCTAAAAAGCGCTAAGATCTTAAAAACTCCGTTATCccagggcctaccgcgaaccacgttcgacgtgttacctccctgtcacacttacgtacgaattcacaagtgcgacagagaggcaacacgtcgaacgtggttcgcggtaggcgctctgagggcctaccgcgaaccacgttcgacgtgttgcctctctgtcgcacgtgtaaattcgtacgtaagtgtgacagggatgcagcatttcgaacgtggttcgcggtaggccctctgagcctACGTAGTTAAGGAGCCacaaccagtacggatatgatggtcgttcttgtctacgtgacagcgtgataaaacggtgtccgtcactttctttcccacggtgttaaacagtgacagttattttatcacgtggataaagatggataaagctatccataataggctggcagcgcTCATATTTGTTTATAGAAATATAGCAAATGGGCAACACATTTTCAAACCTTTAATCTGCTTTAAGTCGAACATTGTTACTGTAAATATTGTGTACTGAGTACCTTCCGATTTTCCTTTTCCTCAAAATATTTGACAAGAAATGGTCGGCTTTCGGGGAATTTTATACGTCTGACGCATTTGTTTTTCCTTCATcgtatttctttttattatttgtacatGTAAAACAATTTTTCGGGAGTAAAAGCGCCCATAGAAAATCTTTTCGGGAACTCAGTCATTATGAGGGGTAAAAAAGGTTTTTCATGAAACAGGATCTCGCAAAGTTGGGATGTTGAGTTCCGTTTACCGGAAATTATGGGTTTTCAGTGTAGAATTCTGTATATTGCTCAAAGCGATAACGAGCCAGGCCCGTTACTTTCAAAATTGACGCGAAAATCATTTTACCTTAAATTAagtttgttgttatttttattaaaaaaaagtttaacacCGTTCATGTATCAAATTGAATTCCTGGAAAGTTACTGAAAATTATGTTACGACGAAGTTTATAAAAGGGTGAAGTGAAGGTCAGAGTTCTGGAAAAAGTAACAGTAACATTAAAAGATtcgttatttaataataaataaaagggtTAAGAACTTCTCGATCTAATGCCAATAACCAAGGCAATGATCTTTATTAACCTTTTTCCGGGCATAGCATAGTGCAGTCATGTGCAATAataatgttactcttcgaaagccgcaaaaatatgtgacacggtTTACAAAGCTTTTTCATTTTTGTCACGGAAAAGTAAATACAAGTGACTTCTACTTTAGTGTTTTTCGATTTggtgataaaagataaaaaatgtaaaacaatataaacaaatatttcttaaaacCCATAATCGTAAATGCGACGCTTGAGTATTTTGACAACACCATGCTAGTGTCgactaaaacatttttattcaaGCCGTAAACTGAGAACAAAAGTATAAAAGGGGTTAAACTGGCAAAGAGCTATTAAAAGTTTCACGTTAGTCTGCAAGATTTTTCATTTTGggatgtctctctatcactttgAGTTTGCCGTCTACATCTTTagacatttaaaaatatttcacagacttttaataaacaaaacaaaagcatGTCAGCAAATAGAACAATAAGTAATTTAATAACTCTCAATTTGATACtagccttttttttttttgtcgcagGGGAAATGCATTTATGCATCCATCCCGGGCTGGAGAGGCCCATCATGGGGTGGTATGTGGAACTCGCTCCTCCCGTAACTCCCTCTGCTAATCAGAGGCAGGGGAGGagaatacccactaaaacccctgcgGCGTTACCCTCTCTGCCGTTATAGGGGAGCATCGTGAGGTCACTAATATTCTACCACGATGCTCCCCCGGCCTCCCCGGCTGTTCACCGGAGGCACCCTCAGAATAAAGGAGGAGGGATTGTGTAACGCTACACCCCCTCCTCGAGCGTGTAGAGCCTCATTTGCGGGTCCCCAGCCCGCAGCTCTACTGGGGAATCAAGGCATTGACGAATTGCCGCCGCCTGATTCCCCTCCGTCTTTGTCGTAGCGGATGCGTATCGGCTCTGGCCTCGCGCGCCCGCTCCGCTTCCTCTTTCCTTCTCATAACTTTCTCACAGAAGTTATGGAACGCCGCCCAAGATCTCTCGCTGACTAGAATTTTTGCTACTATATTGTGCAGCGAGAGATCATCCACGTTCAGGGCCATTTCCAGTTCCCATCTCTCAGGGGCCCAGGTTGGGCATTCCACCATCGTGTGATAGGCGGTGTCGTCTTCGTACCCGCAATGGTGACAAACCGGCGAAGGTTCCTTCCTTATTGTGTACAGGTAATGACCGAAGCAGCCGTGTCCAGTCATTACCTGCACTTGTCTGTACGTAAACCTCTTTTTCGGTCTAGCCAGCTGTCAAAAGATGTGAGGAGCGCCCCTATGGTATACGTACCATAGGGCTCGTCCTCCAGCTGGCTTTTCCAACGATCTCTTGCTCTCTTCTTTTCCGCATCAAGCCGAGCCTCCAACTCTCTGGGAGCCAGACGCTCATCGGCGATGCGTAACTCCGTCCGCCGATGGTACCTCTCAGCCAGGAATTGGGCGTCAAGGTCCCACGGTATGGTGCCGGCGAGGGCGCAAGCGGCTGCATGCCCTATGGTTTTGTACCCTCTTATGATGCGTTGCGCAATCACTCTCTGCGGCCTTCGGAGGAGGGCCCTCGTTTTGCTGTTAAGCCTCCCGGCCCATATAGGTGCCCCGTATAGTGCCATGCTGCGAACCACGTTCGCATATAGGCGTCGACATGGAGCTTGGGGGCCTCCTACATTGGGCAATACCCGGCTCAGCGCCGAAGCGGCACCAACGACTCGAGGAACCAGGTTGGTAAAATGTTCCTCGAACTCCCACTTGCTATCCAAGACTAGGCCCAAGTATTTGATGTGGGCCCTCAGGGGGACCGCCTCACCCCCTACTGGGATCACATCGTTGGGCCTCAGTCTCCAGCCTCTTCTTTTGAAGACCACGGCGTCAGTCTTATTGAGGGACACGGCAAGCCCTAGGAGGTTGATGCGTCCCACCGTGAGTTCGGTTGCGACAGCGGCTCTCGTCAGGGTTTCCTGGAACTGTTTTCCCCTCACGGCCACAATTTGATACTAGCCTAACCCAGGTAGGTACGACATTGCCAAGCTACGGGCTCAATATTTTACCCTCTTATCCATTGTTTTATCTGTGACATActcaataggtacatatt
It encodes the following:
- the LOC134662683 gene encoding uncharacterized protein LOC134662683, with the translated sequence MTGHGCFGHYLYTIRKEPSPVCHHCGYEDDTAYHTMVECPTWAPERWELEMALNVDDLSLHNIVAKILVSERSWAAFHNFCEKVMRRKEEAERAREARADTHPLRQRRRGIRRRQFVNALIPQ